Sequence from the Hamadaea flava genome:
TGCGCTTCCACGGCCAGCGGAACCTGGGTCGCCGCCACCGCCAGCGCCACTTGGGCCAGCGCAGCCGCCACTTGCGCTTCTCGCCCCGGCGGCGGCGTGGCAGCCAAGCCGGGAAGTAGTACCAGAGCAGCGCCACCGCGGTCGCCAGCAGCAGGAGGATCAGCAGGATCAGGGGCAGCGAAAGGAGGTCGCTCAAGAGGGCGACGAACTCGCTCCAGGTGCGGCTCATCGGGACACCACCAGGTGCCCGGGAGTCAGTGCGCCGGGCAGCCGGGTCAGCGCGATGTCCAGGCCCTCGGTCCGGATCCGCGTCTCCAGGTGCAGGACCGCGTCCAGACTCGCGAGGTTCGCGTACGCCATGGTGTTGACCAGTGCGAAGCAGGCCGCGGTCGCCCACGGTCCGCTGACCCCCACGAGGTCGAGCGCGCTCGCGGCCCCGAACCCGAAGCCTAGGCGTAGCAACAGCCAGGCGAAATACCCCAGCAGGCGGATCGCGGCCGCCCGGGCGCCCGACCGCAGGACCATCTTGACGCCCCGCCCGATGGCCCGCAGTGGTCCGACGCCGTCGATCACGAGCGCGGCCACCGTCAGTCCCATCAACGGGTACGCCGGAAGCCATCCCAGGGGCAGCAACGTGAGCGTGAAGGTGACCAGGAACGTCACGAGCACCAGGAGGGCCGCCGAGCCGATGCCGCGTGGCCGGAGCAGGTCACGTGCCCGGAACGGGACGCCGACGGCGGTCGCCGCGACCGCCCGGGCCGACGGTACGCCGACGAGCGCGATCACGGCCGACTCCATTCCGGTGCCGAGGGCGACGCCCAGCCAGGCCGGGCCGACGATCTCGCCGATCCAGGGGAAGACCGAGCCGTCGAAGAAGTTCTCCCGGATCCACACCATCGCCAGCTGCTCCAGGACGGCCAGCCCGAAGGCGACCGGCAGCAGCACCCGGCCGGCGCCGCGGGTCACCTCCATGGCGGCGTCCAGAAGCTCGCCCACCGTCAGCGGGCGAAGGGGGAGGGAGGGGGAGCGCACGGCGGACATCGTGGCACGATGGCGCCAGCCGTGGGGGTCGGCACAGGTCTTCTGGGCGAAATGCCGGAAATATCGATCGGCCGATGGGGAAGATCCGCCCGGCGGCTGCGGGAATCGCCCGCCAGGGTGCAATATTGGACGCCATGAGACCCCGGGTCCTGGTAGTCGACGATGATCCCGCGCTGGCCGAGATGCTCGGCATCGTGCTGCGCAGTGAGGGATTCCTGCCCGCCTTCGTTGCCGACGGCGAGCGGGCGCTCGCCGCGTTCCGTGAGGCCAGGCCCGACATCGTCCTGTTGGACCTGATGCTGCCAGGGATGAGCGGCATCGACGTCTGTCGCGCGATCCGGGCCGAATCGGGGATCCCGATCGTGATGCTGACGGCCAAGAGCGACACCGTCGACGTGGTGCTGGGCCTGGAGTCCGGCGCCGACGACTACGTGGTGAAGCCGTTCAAGCCCAAGGAGCTGGTCGCGCGGGTCCGGGCGCGGCTGCGCCGCGGCGAGGACTCCGCGCCCGAGCTGCTCACCATCGGCCCGCCCGGCAACCAGATCACCATCGACGTCCCGGCGCACACCGTCACCCGGGACGGCGAAGAGGTCAAGCTGACCCCGCTGGAGTTCGACCTGCTGGTCGCGCTGGCCCGCAAGCCCCGTCAGGTCTTCACCCGCGAGGTGCTGCTGGAGCAGGTCTGGGGCTACCGGCACGCCGCCGACACCCGTCTGGTCAATGTGCACGTCCAGCGGCTGCGGGCCAAGATCGAGCCCGATCCGGAGCGGCCGGAGATCATCCTCACCGTCCGAGGTGTGGGGTACAAGGCTGGAACGAGCTGAGCGTCCGCTCCGCCACCGGTCCTCCGCCAGCTACGCGAAGATTCACCCAAATGTCCAGGTGGCTCGACGCGGAATCGGAATTAGGCTGGGTGCCCCATGGACAACCCCTCGACCACCCCCGAGTCCAGCCCGGCCCAGCAGGTGCGCCGGGCTGTCGTCGTGGCCGTCAAACGGACCCTGCGCGCGGCCGGACCCGCCGGTCGGCGTACGGCGAGAGCACTGACCTCGGCTCATCGAGCCTGGCGGCGGTCGCTCCAGCTGCGGATGGGGTTGATCACGCTCGTCCTGTCCGGGTCGCTGGTGGCCGGATTCGGGCTGCTCGTCGCCGAGCGGAACACCACCGCGCAGATCGACGGCGTCCGCCAGGCCACCCGGGAGCAGCTTCGGCTCGGCGCGGAGTACGCCCGCGACCAGCTCTCCAACTACTCGCCGGGGACCGCGGCGAACCGGCAGATCACCGCGATCGTCAACCAGCTCAAGATCACCCCTGAGCAGGGCGGTGGCGTGGTCATCGCGCTGCTCGACGAGGGCGGCCAGGCGACCGACGCGGTCTATCCGGACAAGGCGACGGTTCAGAACGCCATCACTTCCGGGCTGCGTCGTGAGGTCGTGACCAACCACAAGGTCGCCAGCCAGATCGTGTCGGCCGACATCGGCCAGAACGGCACCCGGACCTATCTCGTCTACGGCACCCCGGTGCCGACCCGCTGGGGATATCTCCAGCTCTACTACTTCCAGCCCATGGACAACGCCGAGAGCATCACCAGCGACTTCCGAACGTCGATGGCGCTGCTCGGCATCCTGCTGGTGGCGTTGCTCGTCCTCGTGGTGATGCTGGTGACGCGGCTCGTGGTGAACCCGATCCGGATCGCCGCCCGCACCGCGCAGCGCCTGTCGGCCGGCCTGCTCGATCAGCGCATGGAAGTCCGCGGCGAAGACGACCTGGCGATGCTCGCCGCCTCGTTCAACCAGATGGCGGCCAGCCTCCAGCGGCAGATCGTGCGCTTGGAGGAGATGTCGCGGCTCCAGCGCCGGTTCACCTCCGACGTCTCCCACGAGCTGCGTACGCCGTTGACCACCGTCCGGATGGCCGCCGACCTGCTCTACAGCGAACGCGACACGTTCGACCCGGGCATCGCCCGCAGCGCCGAACTGCTTCAGCACGAACTGGACCGGTTCGAGAACCTGCTCAGCGACCTGCTGGAGATCAGCCGGTTCGACGCCGGGTTCGCCATGCTCGACGCCGAGCCGACCGACCTCGGGCCGATCGTCCTGCGGGTGGTGGACCGGCTCGAATCGGTCGCCGAGCGGGCCGGGGTCGAGGTGGAGATCGCCGTGCCGGAGACGCCGGTCATCGCCGAGGTCGATCCGCGCCGGATCGAGCGCGTGCTGCGCAACCTCATCGGCAACGCGGTCGAGCACGCCGAGGGCCGCCCGGTCGTGGTCACCCTGGGCGTCGACGAGCACGCCGCCGCGGTGACCGTGCGCGACCACGGCATCGGGCTCAAGGACGGCGAGGAGAAGCTCGTCTTCAACCGCTTCTGGCGAGCCGATCCCTCGCGAGCGCGGCAGACCGGCGGCACCGGCCTCGGCCTGTCCATCGCGCTGGAGGACGCCCGGCTGCACGGCGGCTGGCTGGAGGCCTGGGGCGAGCCCGGCAACGGCGCGCAGTTCCGCCTGACCGTCCCGGTACGCGCGGGCGACCGGCTGGCCTCGTCGCCGCTGCAGCTCATGCCATCGGCTGACGCGCCGGTCGCCGACCTGCTCGACGCCGTCCCCAGACAGCCGTCCGAGCCGCCCACCCCCGCCCACCCCGCCGGAGTCGCCTGATGGATCGCCGTACGCTGCTGCGCCTCGCCGGAGCGGGCGCGACCGTCGGCGGACTGAGCGCGTGCGGCATCGCCTCGCACGACGGGATCGTCGTCGACGGCACCGGCCCGGTCCCGATCGGCGGTGCGAGCGGTACGCCTGCGCGTCGCCCCACCTGGGGCGTCGGACTCGAGGCGAAGGCGCTCATCCGGGACTTCCTCTATCAGCCGGCCGGCGACGACGGACCGGAGCAGGCCCGCGCCCGCTGCCGGGCGTACCTGGGCGGCGAGATCGCGCCGAACTGGAAGCCGGGGAACGAGATCATCGTCATCTGGCTGGATCAGGAGCAGTTCGACGTCGCGATCCCGACGAGCACCGGCGACTCGACCGTGGTCCGGATCGAGTTCTACCCGCTCGGGAAGCTGACCGCCAAGGGCCTCGTGCCGCTGGCGACGACCAAGCTGATCACGGCCGACGTCTGGGTGACGCCGCGTACGCCGAACGGCACCGACAACGTCATCACGAAGATCGATTACCAGGCAGGGAACCCCGCCGACGTCAAGAGCAGCATGCTGTTGTCCTCCGTCAAGAACACCATGCTGTTGTCCTCGTTCGCGCTCTCGCAGCTCTACGACTACCGGGCGTTGTACTTCTTCTCCGCGACCGCGACCAAGGAACTGGTCCCAGACGCGCGCTACGTCTACAAGTCGCCGGACACCCCGTCCCATCGGAAGGCGATCGAGCTGCTGGCGGCGGGCCCCTCGGACTGGCTGGCCGGCATCGTCGCACAGCCGCTGGAGATGAAGCTCAAGGACACCCCGACCACCGACAGCGGGAAGATCGTCGTCAACCTCAGCCAGTTCGACGTCAAGGAGCCCGACCTCTTCGACCCCTTGGTCGCACAGCTGAGCTGGACGCTGCTGCCCGAGGTCAAGACGATCACCACGCGCGACACCTCGCCAATCCAGATCAAGGTGGAGAGCGTCGTCAAGGCGGAGGCGGGCAAGCCGTACAAGTCCTACAACGCCGCAGCGGCAAGGCATCCGGCCAATCGGCTGTTCGCCGTGGCCGACGGCAAGGTGCGCCGGATCCGGATCGGGGAGGCGCTCGACGCCAAGGTCACCTTCCTGGACGAGACCACCCCGAACCAGAACCAGGGCATCGAATGGGCCGCCTGCCTGGCGTCCAAGACCGCGCCGGAGGACATCGGCGCGCTCGCGGTCGTGCGGATCGAGGGCAACCGGCCGAAGCTCATCATCTATCCACGGACGGATTCCTCCTCCGAGCCGCGGCAGATCAGGTTCGACAAGACCCCCG
This genomic interval carries:
- a CDS encoding GerMN domain-containing protein; this encodes MDRRTLLRLAGAGATVGGLSACGIASHDGIVVDGTGPVPIGGASGTPARRPTWGVGLEAKALIRDFLYQPAGDDGPEQARARCRAYLGGEIAPNWKPGNEIIVIWLDQEQFDVAIPTSTGDSTVVRIEFYPLGKLTAKGLVPLATTKLITADVWVTPRTPNGTDNVITKIDYQAGNPADVKSSMLLSSVKNTMLLSSFALSQLYDYRALYFFSATATKELVPDARYVYKSPDTPSHRKAIELLAAGPSDWLAGIVAQPLEMKLKDTPTTDSGKIVVNLSQFDVKEPDLFDPLVAQLSWTLLPEVKTITTRDTSPIQIKVESVVKAEAGKPYKSYNAAAARHPANRLFAVADGKVRRIRIGEALDAKVTFLDETTPNQNQGIEWAACLASKTAPEDIGALAVVRIEGNRPKLIIYPRTDSSSEPRQIRFDKTPDKILRPVFVDRENLLAVADGRLYHVRTTIDAAPQWIPIQGITDPITAYALSPERRRLAVVTSDGLFVVALGRELEGDKISAAGVRRVPTVPSNLTGVGFTGESWLAVAGFHRGNAGIMEISLDGGVIGRSGGQTWLKYQGFLSITSLMAYPDNPDPERGAGIGRVVYTANNSAYETQTISLSADVIGPKPEGRVINPFFLE
- the mtrA gene encoding MtrAB system response regulator MtrA; translated protein: MRPRVLVVDDDPALAEMLGIVLRSEGFLPAFVADGERALAAFREARPDIVLLDLMLPGMSGIDVCRAIRAESGIPIVMLTAKSDTVDVVLGLESGADDYVVKPFKPKELVARVRARLRRGEDSAPELLTIGPPGNQITIDVPAHTVTRDGEEVKLTPLEFDLLVALARKPRQVFTREVLLEQVWGYRHAADTRLVNVHVQRLRAKIEPDPERPEIILTVRGVGYKAGTS
- the mtrB gene encoding MtrAB system histidine kinase MtrB, giving the protein MDNPSTTPESSPAQQVRRAVVVAVKRTLRAAGPAGRRTARALTSAHRAWRRSLQLRMGLITLVLSGSLVAGFGLLVAERNTTAQIDGVRQATREQLRLGAEYARDQLSNYSPGTAANRQITAIVNQLKITPEQGGGVVIALLDEGGQATDAVYPDKATVQNAITSGLRREVVTNHKVASQIVSADIGQNGTRTYLVYGTPVPTRWGYLQLYYFQPMDNAESITSDFRTSMALLGILLVALLVLVVMLVTRLVVNPIRIAARTAQRLSAGLLDQRMEVRGEDDLAMLAASFNQMAASLQRQIVRLEEMSRLQRRFTSDVSHELRTPLTTVRMAADLLYSERDTFDPGIARSAELLQHELDRFENLLSDLLEISRFDAGFAMLDAEPTDLGPIVLRVVDRLESVAERAGVEVEIAVPETPVIAEVDPRRIERVLRNLIGNAVEHAEGRPVVVTLGVDEHAAAVTVRDHGIGLKDGEEKLVFNRFWRADPSRARQTGGTGLGLSIALEDARLHGGWLEAWGEPGNGAQFRLTVPVRAGDRLASSPLQLMPSADAPVADLLDAVPRQPSEPPTPAHPAGVA